In the Engystomops pustulosus chromosome 2, aEngPut4.maternal, whole genome shotgun sequence genome, one interval contains:
- the PCDH8 gene encoding protocadherin-8, which produces MTFMGKGCNSRNFDYCLLCFFTLVSIATCKTIRYRTYEEDDPGTVIGTLAEDLHHNIPEDGSFRLMKQFNSSLIRVRESDGQLSIGERIDREQICKQSLTCNLALDVVIFSKEQFKLIHVEVEVKDINDNSPHFPSQEIPVEVSESASVGTRIPLEIAVDEDVGSNSIQSFQISVNSHFSIDVQTRADGVKYADLVLMKELDRESQSAYTLELVAMDGGSPSLSGSAMVNVRVLDFNDNSPVFERSTVTVELMEDAPVGYLLLDLNAVDPDEGANGEIVYGFSPQVSPEVRQLFKIDPKSGRLTLEGQVDFETKQTYEFDVQAQDLGPNPLTSTCKVIVHVLDVNDNAPAITITPLTSISAGVAYITEAAAKDSFVALISTTDRDSGANGQVHCTLYGHEHFKLQQAYEDSFMIVTTSPLDREKISEYNLTVVAEDLGSPPYKTIKQYTIRVSDENDNAPVFAKPLYEVSVMENNAPGAYITTVVARDPDLGHNGKVIYRLAESEVNGAPISTYVSLDPATGAIYALRTFNYEILKQLDLRITASDGGSPQLTSSSIIKVKIVDQNDNAPVIINPVLSNGSAEVVLPARAPHGFLVTQIKAKDADEGVNAEMSFSLTEERPNLFTINKVTGEVFLTADVSDDLGQVFRIVVTVTDNGRPPLSSTATVSFLVTAATPPANHELMQPSSWEEKVSHWDIPLIVIIVLAGSCTLLLAAIITIATTCNKRRKENKAGKTERDISELEKGEQDDEELIDSQKGNLFDARPFPNATPFTGTEPAAVTPEVPSTEENFPTCLYDTQKRLRSANSENYGKEAGHTVTVWKGHSFNTISIREAEKFSGKDSGKGDSDFNDSDSDISGDALKKDLINHMQTGLWACTTECKILGHSDRCWSPSCGRPPNVHPAALHTGQLSVSSFGKSTSLPRDPLHRDNYYQSSQAHLQKTGGLQCVYEKVPPKDYDSRTITLISPPRSGRLPDLQEISMPLYKSPGTSRYVPPQDTTSEQDEL; this is translated from the exons ATGACTTTTATGGGAAAGGGATGCAACTCCAGGAATTTTGACTATTGCCTTCTGTGCTTTTTTACCCTGGTATCAATTGCTACCTGCAAGACTATACGATACAGGACTTATGAAGAGGATGACCCTGGCACAGTGATAGGCACCTTAGCGGAAGATCTGCATCATAACATACCTGAAGATGGAAGTTTCCGTCTGATGAAGCAGTTTAATAGCTCCCTGATCCGGGTGAGAGAGAGTGATGGGCAGCTGAGCATCGGGGAGAGGATAGACCGGGAGCAGATCTGCAAGCAATCCCTTACCTGTAACCTGGCACTGGACGTGGTGATTTTCTCCAAGGAGCAGTTCAAGCTGATCCATGTCGAGGTGGAGGTAAAAGACATCAATGACAACAGCCCTCACTTCCCCAGCCAGGAGATACCTGTGGAAGTGTCAGAAAGCGCTTCTGTAGGCACCAGGATCCCCCTGGAGATAGCTGTGGATGAGGATGTGGGCTCCAACTCCATCCAGAGCTTCCAAATCTCAGTCAACAGTCACTTCAGCATCGATGTCCAGACCAGGGCAGATGGAGTTAAATATGCAGACTTGGTCCTGATGAAGGAGCTGGATAGGGAGAGTCAATCAGCCTATACATTGGAACTAGTGGCCATGGATGGAGGAAGCCCCTCACTATCTGGTAGTGCAATGGTTAATGTCCGGGTCTTGGACTTCAATGATAACAGCCCAGTCTTTGAGAGAAGTACAGTCACTGTGGAGCTGATGGAGGACGCTCCTGTAGGATACCTGCTGCTGGACCTCAATGCTGTGGATCCTGATGAAGGGGCTAATGGAGAGATAGTCTATGGCTTTAGCCCCCAGGTGTCTCCAGAGGTACGTCAGCTCTTTAAGATTGATCCCAAATCTGGTCGCCTCACACTTGAAGGTCAGGTTGACTTTGAGACAAAGCAGACTTATGAGTTTGATGTTCAGGCTCAGGACTTAGGTCCTAACCCATTGACCTCTACCTGTAAAGTGATTGTTCATGTTCTGGATGTGAATGACAATGCTCCTGCCATCACCATCACCCCCCTGACCTCGATCAGCGCTGGGGTCGCCTATATCACTGAGGCGGCCGCTAAGGACAGCTTTGTAGCTCTCATCAGCACCACGGACAGGGACTCCGGAGCTAATGGCCAGGTGCACTGCACCCTCTATGGGCACGAGCACTTCAAGCTGCAGCAAGCCTACGAGGATAGCTTCATGATAGTCACCACATCTCCTCTGGACAGGGAGAAGATCTCAGAGTACAACCTGACAGTGGTGGCCGAGGACCTGGGCTCCCCACCATACAAGACCATCAAGCAGTACACTATCAGGGTGAGCGATGAGAATGACAATGCCCCAGTGTTTGCCAAACCACTTTATGAGGTGTCGGTCATGGAGAACAATGCCCCCGGAGCTTATATCACTACAGTGGTCGCCAGAGACCCTGATCTAGGGCACAATGGTAAAGTCATCTACAGACTGGCAGAATCTGAAGTGAATGGTGCCCCTATCTCCACCTATGTGTCCTTAGACCCTGCAACTGGAGCCATCTATGCCCTGAGAACCTTCAACTATGAGATCCTGAAGCAGCTGGATCTGAGGATCACAGCCAGTGATGGAGGATCTCCACAGCTcaccagcagctccatcatcaagGTGAAGATTGTGGACCAAAATGACAATGCCCCCGTGATCATTAACCCTGTGCTGTCCAATGGCTCTGCAGAAGTGGTGCTCCCAGCCAGGGCACCCCATGGCTTTCTTGTCACCCAGATCAAAGCCAAGGACGCAGATGAGGGAGTCAATGCAGAGATGTCCTTCAGCCTGACAGAAGAGAGACCCAACCTGTTCACCATCAACAAGGTGACAGGTGAGGTGTTCCTGACAGCAGACGTCAGTGATGACCTGGGCCAGGTGTTCAGGATAGTGGTCACGGTGACAGACAATGGCAGACCCCCGCTGTCCAGCACAGCCACCGTCAGCTTCCTGGTCACCGCCGCCACCCCTCCGGCCAACCATGAGCTCATGCAGCCAAGTTCTTGGGAAGAGAAAGTTTCCCACTGGGACATTCCCCTGATCGTCATCATTGTCCTGGCCGGCAGCTGCACCCTGCTCCTGGCGGCCATCATCACCATCGCCACCACCTGCAACAAGCGCAGGAAGGAGAATAAGGCCGGCAAGACGGAGAGGGACATCTCCGAGCTGGAGAAGGGCGAGCAGGACGACGAGGAGCTCATAGACAGCCAGAAGGGCAACCTGTTCGATGCCCGACCCTTCCCCAATGCCACCCCATTCACGGGCACGGAGCCGGCAGCGGTCACCCCGGAGGTGCCCAGCACGGAGGAGAACTTCCCCACCTGCCTGTACGACACCCAGAAGAGGCTGAGGAGCGCCAACAGCGAG AACTACGGCAAGGAAGCGGGGCACACCGTCACTGTGTGGAAGGGACACTCCTTCAACACCATCTCCATCCGGGAAGCCGAGAAGTTCAGCGGCAAAGACAGCGGCAAAGGGGACAGCGACTTCAACGACAGCGACTCCGACATCAGCGGGGACGCCCTGAAGAAGGACCTCATCAACCACATGCAGACAG GACTGTGGGCCTGTACTACGGAGTGTAAAATCCTAGGTCATTCTGACCGATGTTGGAGTCCATCATGTGGAAGACCACCAAATGTCCACCCTGCAGCCTTGCACACAGGCCAGCTCTCGGTTTCCAGCTTTGGCAAGAGCACATCTCTTCCCCGAGACCCTCTGCATAGAGATAACTATTACCAGTCATCACAAGCACACCTCCAAAAAACAGGTGGACTCCAGTGTGTATATGAGAAGGTGCCACCCAAAGACTATGACAGCAGGACAATTACTTTAATCTCACCTCCGAGGTCTGGCAGGCTTCCTGACTTGCAGGAAATCAGCATGCCTCTTTATAAGTCTCCTGGCACGAGCCGGTATGTGCCACCACAAGACACCACCTCTGAGCAGGATGAACTTTAG